Proteins from a genomic interval of Rubinisphaera italica:
- a CDS encoding outer membrane protein assembly factor BamB family protein, whose protein sequence is MNTVGCSGSSVSEPAVSGSSNRQSDNQKSAEKLDYHIRPEFAEREKLGYWPNLAGPDFNSTSQETKLSSDRLSDENRLWTIEIGSGYSTPVVGRDDLYVFYRLGDDEIIECRELLKGGLKWKFGSPTTYECPVEYSNGPYSTPTLDENSLYAIGTESKLYCINRADGELKWLRDLQLDYEPEAWDFPVGSSPLVIDGQIYLNLGGTKGKSAIVALDAESSKTIWTSMEDGRSYATPRYALIHGIPHLIVLTDHYLASLNPEDGAVRWQVEFGVKKSPNRVNAVSPLIVDDKIIATAGPGGGVICLQVEPDGSYKQLWTDRRNLDSQFNNITCVSDSIYGFTSKWNRQALLRCLSLETGEIQWEWSSKLMRGSMIAADGKLYLLGESGEFAVVKLRSDRLEVLLELDEPLLKSPSYSAPVIANGILILRDEHKLQAWNIRESTKE, encoded by the coding sequence TTGAACACTGTTGGGTGTTCTGGAAGTTCAGTCTCCGAACCTGCAGTCTCAGGATCTTCTAATCGTCAGTCCGATAATCAGAAGTCAGCAGAAAAGCTCGACTATCATATTCGTCCAGAATTCGCCGAACGGGAAAAACTTGGATATTGGCCCAATCTGGCAGGCCCCGATTTTAACAGTACCTCACAGGAAACGAAGCTCTCCTCAGACAGATTGTCAGATGAAAATCGCCTCTGGACAATCGAAATTGGCAGCGGCTACAGCACTCCAGTGGTCGGGCGGGATGATCTCTACGTGTTTTATCGTCTTGGCGATGATGAAATTATCGAGTGCCGCGAGCTTTTAAAAGGAGGACTGAAGTGGAAATTTGGCTCTCCAACAACTTATGAATGTCCTGTGGAATACAGTAATGGTCCGTATTCCACTCCCACTCTGGATGAGAATTCCCTGTATGCCATCGGTACGGAATCCAAACTTTACTGCATCAATCGAGCAGACGGCGAATTGAAATGGCTGCGTGATTTGCAGTTGGATTACGAGCCGGAAGCCTGGGATTTTCCTGTGGGATCCAGCCCTTTGGTAATTGATGGACAAATCTATTTGAACCTGGGAGGCACGAAAGGCAAAAGTGCAATCGTTGCCCTGGATGCGGAATCCAGTAAAACGATCTGGACTTCCATGGAAGATGGCCGCAGCTATGCCACACCACGTTATGCACTCATTCATGGAATTCCCCATTTAATTGTGCTGACAGATCATTACCTTGCTTCGCTGAATCCCGAAGACGGCGCGGTTCGCTGGCAGGTTGAATTTGGAGTGAAGAAAAGTCCCAATCGAGTGAATGCGGTCTCCCCATTGATTGTCGATGACAAAATTATTGCGACGGCTGGTCCCGGCGGCGGCGTGATTTGTCTGCAGGTTGAGCCAGATGGATCGTATAAACAGCTCTGGACTGATCGCCGGAATCTGGACAGTCAGTTCAATAATATTACCTGTGTCTCAGATTCGATTTATGGTTTTACATCGAAATGGAATCGCCAGGCATTACTACGTTGCCTTTCTCTGGAGACAGGGGAAATACAATGGGAATGGTCTTCCAAACTGATGCGGGGCTCGATGATTGCTGCGGATGGAAAGTTGTATCTGCTGGGCGAATCGGGTGAATTTGCTGTCGTCAAATTGCGATCCGATCGCCTGGAAGTTCTCCTGGAGCTAGATGAACCTCTGTTGAAGAGCCCCAGTTACTCTGCTCCAGTCATTGCGAATGGAATT